In Desulforhopalus sp., a single window of DNA contains:
- a CDS encoding response regulator — MEKKQRGFKVLLVDDEEFFREATARQLTVRGFKVTTAESGEAALDVMHNSPPDVVVLDQQMPGLSGSETFIEIKKINPLVEVIILTGNTSVDNALELLKMGTFDYLMKPINIDELLYKIEDAYTRKALNEKQQ, encoded by the coding sequence ATGGAAAAGAAGCAAAGAGGATTCAAAGTACTATTGGTCGATGATGAGGAATTTTTCCGGGAAGCAACCGCACGGCAACTGACCGTGCGAGGCTTCAAAGTAACAACGGCGGAATCAGGCGAAGCAGCGCTGGATGTAATGCACAACTCCCCGCCGGATGTTGTCGTGCTCGATCAACAGATGCCGGGATTGAGCGGTTCGGAAACCTTCATCGAGATAAAAAAGATCAACCCTCTGGTAGAGGTGATTATACTCACAGGCAACACCAGCGTCGACAATGCCTTGGAATTGTTAAAAATGGGCACCTTCGACTACCTGATGAAACCAATAAACATCGATGAGCTCCTGTATAAGATTGAAGATGCTTACACACGAAAAGCTCTGAATGAAAAACAACAGTAG
- a CDS encoding ATP-binding protein — MVTKRKEFGDHPTQKLHNPLEINSNENSLVRILEKQKSDLVIRVLQKHEELQAGKEFTQKILTSLTELFFLLDKDLCVIQCNNEFTSCLGYAPGKNEPLYLADLVNQENLTMIQDALADGEFEIIETNLRAKDGREVPVTLKGSTYVTESGRVLHMFIASDKSDFYKMMSRMREVQDQLTHSARLASLGEMAAGIGHELTQPLNVILLLARNGLKALQDPLANRKMLEDNLNIIIDRVNKASSIINSLKSFASKAKDTMVPVNINVIILDILNFFESQFTLSDIGLYLNLETQQTVEVMGQEVKFEQVFFNLIQNAILSMGKTTEPKLTISTAIKPSINPTTLREEPFVLIAVRDNGEGIPQTNQDKIFDPFFTTRATGSGMGLGLSIVDRIVRSFGGYIKVDSTPSEGTCFTVYLPAYLEKI; from the coding sequence ATGGTGACAAAAAGAAAGGAGTTCGGAGACCACCCAACTCAGAAACTGCACAATCCACTGGAAATCAACAGCAATGAAAACAGTCTGGTAAGGATTCTCGAGAAACAGAAATCCGACCTGGTGATCCGCGTTTTACAAAAACATGAGGAACTTCAGGCCGGCAAAGAATTCACCCAGAAGATTCTCACCAGCCTGACTGAACTGTTTTTCCTCCTCGACAAGGATCTGTGCGTCATCCAGTGCAACAATGAATTCACCTCTTGTCTCGGATATGCCCCCGGCAAAAACGAGCCACTCTACTTAGCCGATCTGGTAAATCAGGAAAATCTCACGATGATCCAAGATGCCCTTGCTGATGGAGAATTCGAGATCATCGAGACTAACCTCCGGGCAAAAGATGGCCGAGAAGTGCCGGTCACCCTCAAGGGTTCCACCTACGTCACTGAATCCGGGAGGGTGTTGCATATGTTTATCGCCTCCGACAAAAGTGATTTCTACAAGATGATGTCCCGGATGCGCGAGGTTCAAGACCAGCTGACCCACTCCGCCCGCCTTGCCAGCCTTGGGGAGATGGCTGCCGGCATCGGCCACGAGCTTACTCAGCCGTTGAACGTTATTTTGCTGCTGGCAAGAAATGGATTGAAAGCCTTGCAGGATCCCCTGGCAAACAGAAAAATGCTTGAAGATAACCTCAATATTATCATTGATCGTGTCAATAAGGCATCAAGCATCATTAACAGCCTGAAGAGTTTCGCCAGCAAAGCAAAAGACACCATGGTCCCGGTCAATATCAACGTCATTATCCTTGATATCCTTAATTTCTTTGAATCCCAGTTCACCCTCTCCGACATCGGCCTCTATCTGAACCTTGAAACCCAGCAAACGGTGGAAGTCATGGGTCAGGAGGTCAAGTTCGAGCAAGTCTTTTTTAATCTCATTCAAAATGCTATCCTGTCGATGGGTAAAACCACCGAACCGAAGCTGACGATCAGCACCGCGATCAAGCCCTCCATTAACCCGACAACCCTTCGCGAAGAGCCTTTTGTTCTCATCGCCGTCCGCGATAACGGCGAGGGTATCCCTCAAACCAATCAGGATAAGATCTTTGATCCTTTTTTCACCACCAGGGCAACCGGTTCCGGCATGGGCCTCGGATTGTCCATTGTCGACCGGATTGTCCGCAGTTTTGGCGGATATATCAAGGTTGACAGCACGCCGAGCGAGGGGACCTGTTTCACTGTCTATCTTCCGGCATATCTTGAGAAAATTTGA
- a CDS encoding PEP-utilizing enzyme has product MLKELATLTRKIFFRDQEPDVPELEAAEVERLRLTFKSRYHSFKLLLTANGKVLEAMADMERALQGNESFSMSFVHTCCTSTSVNVFRMINDMENIAPGKYSGLRNSFLAIQRRIDDLLGQKKDKTDKRLVIPLENISSEMTELAGGKMANLGDVKNRLHMNVPSGFVITAAAHDLFMGTDGLQKEVDRIFQVAGSDEDRNLDLVSSQIRQKIMVANIPEPIRLAVEEAYAKMKEQNGGQDVRLAVRSSAHGEDAKNSSFAGQYRSELNVTFPQFFYYYKQVMASKYSAQAIAYKLNRGFRDEDIAMCVGVLAMVDAASGGVIYTRNPLDSKDDSIYINATWGLPKTVVDGNDLCDLFVVQRDNDLTILRRDVKDKGYRFVCGTEEGCMRTEISDGANILPSLTDKQIQELAEFSIQIEQYYEGPQDIEWAIANDGKIYFLQSRPLQQVESVMPSIDFDLQQYDSLLVTEGGTNASPGVTSGVVFKVSKKADILQFPEGAILVVEQALPTWAPLVARAAALITEQGGFAGHLANVAREFGIPALFGVKRTMSLFNNGDVVTVAADLGRVYRGCIEPLANWKRPDAKLMLGSPVYETLRAVSRNIIPLHLLDPESREFTPENCLTFHDITRFVHEKSVYEMFRFGIDHSFSERSSKQLHYRVPMNWWILNLDDGFKYEIKGKYVKLEDISSVPMLAFWEGFAAIPWDGPPMMDGKGMTSIMFRSTMNTSLVPGIKTKYADRNYFMISKDFCTLSSRLGYHFSTMEALVSERSGENYLGFKFKGGAADFERCMGRINFIKEILEKYGFRASVNADNLDARLEGRDMDFMKSRLRILGYLTLHTRQLDMIMGNQAMINFYMAKLTKDIDSLLDKENPE; this is encoded by the coding sequence ATGCTGAAAGAACTGGCCACCTTAACGAGAAAAATCTTTTTCAGAGATCAAGAGCCGGATGTTCCTGAGCTGGAAGCTGCCGAGGTGGAAAGACTTCGCCTCACATTCAAATCACGCTATCACAGCTTCAAGCTGCTGTTGACCGCCAACGGCAAGGTATTGGAGGCAATGGCGGACATGGAGCGTGCTCTTCAGGGCAATGAATCGTTCAGCATGTCCTTTGTCCATACCTGTTGTACCTCCACATCGGTCAATGTCTTCCGTATGATTAACGACATGGAAAACATTGCGCCGGGCAAGTACAGCGGGCTCAGGAACAGCTTTCTCGCTATCCAGCGCCGGATAGACGACCTATTGGGGCAAAAGAAAGACAAAACCGATAAACGTCTGGTCATTCCCCTTGAAAATATTTCCAGTGAAATGACCGAACTGGCCGGTGGGAAGATGGCTAATCTCGGTGATGTCAAAAACCGGCTGCATATGAATGTGCCGTCCGGCTTTGTCATTACCGCCGCCGCCCATGATCTGTTTATGGGTACCGATGGCCTACAGAAAGAGGTCGACAGGATATTTCAGGTAGCCGGCTCCGATGAGGACAGAAATCTTGACCTGGTGAGTTCGCAGATCAGGCAGAAAATTATGGTGGCGAATATCCCTGAGCCGATCCGTCTGGCGGTCGAAGAAGCCTACGCAAAAATGAAGGAGCAAAATGGCGGTCAGGATGTCAGGTTGGCGGTCCGCAGTAGCGCCCATGGAGAAGACGCCAAAAACAGTTCCTTTGCCGGCCAGTACCGCAGTGAACTGAATGTCACCTTTCCACAGTTCTTCTATTATTACAAGCAGGTAATGGCCAGCAAGTACAGCGCCCAGGCCATTGCCTACAAACTCAACCGCGGCTTCAGAGATGAAGATATTGCCATGTGCGTTGGTGTCCTGGCCATGGTAGATGCGGCCTCCGGTGGAGTGATTTATACCCGCAACCCTCTCGACAGCAAGGACGACTCCATTTACATCAATGCAACCTGGGGGCTCCCCAAAACCGTGGTCGATGGCAATGATCTCTGCGATCTCTTCGTTGTTCAGCGGGACAACGACCTGACCATTCTCCGCCGAGATGTAAAAGACAAGGGGTACCGCTTTGTCTGCGGTACTGAAGAGGGCTGCATGCGCACGGAGATTTCCGACGGCGCCAACATCCTGCCCTCCCTCACTGACAAACAGATTCAGGAACTAGCGGAATTTTCCATACAGATTGAACAGTATTATGAAGGTCCACAAGATATCGAATGGGCGATAGCGAACGACGGTAAAATATACTTTCTTCAGTCGCGCCCTCTCCAGCAAGTTGAATCGGTCATGCCATCGATCGATTTCGACTTACAGCAATACGATTCTCTTTTGGTGACTGAAGGCGGCACCAACGCAAGCCCCGGAGTAACCTCGGGAGTTGTCTTTAAGGTTTCAAAGAAAGCGGATATTCTGCAGTTTCCTGAGGGAGCCATTCTGGTTGTAGAGCAGGCACTTCCCACATGGGCGCCTCTGGTTGCCAGGGCCGCCGCCCTGATTACCGAACAGGGTGGCTTTGCCGGTCATCTTGCCAATGTAGCACGAGAATTTGGCATTCCAGCACTTTTCGGGGTCAAGCGCACAATGTCTCTGTTCAATAATGGGGATGTGGTGACGGTAGCCGCCGATCTCGGGCGGGTGTATCGGGGTTGTATTGAACCCCTCGCCAACTGGAAACGGCCGGATGCCAAACTGATGCTCGGCAGCCCTGTCTATGAGACGCTGCGTGCTGTCAGCAGAAATATTATACCTCTCCATCTCCTCGACCCCGAATCAAGGGAATTTACCCCTGAAAATTGTCTCACCTTTCATGATATCACCCGATTTGTCCATGAGAAATCGGTGTATGAAATGTTCCGTTTCGGGATTGACCACAGCTTTTCTGAACGTTCCAGCAAGCAGTTGCACTACAGAGTGCCGATGAACTGGTGGATACTCAACCTCGACGACGGCTTCAAGTATGAAATAAAAGGGAAATATGTCAAGCTTGAGGATATTTCCTCGGTACCCATGCTGGCCTTCTGGGAAGGTTTTGCGGCTATCCCTTGGGACGGACCACCGATGATGGATGGCAAGGGGATGACCTCGATAATGTTCCGGTCAACCATGAACACATCCCTCGTCCCCGGCATTAAAACCAAGTATGCGGATCGCAATTATTTCATGATTTCTAAAGACTTCTGTACCCTCAGTTCGCGCCTCGGATACCATTTTTCCACCATGGAGGCATTGGTGAGTGAGCGGTCGGGGGAGAATTATCTCGGCTTCAAATTCAAGGGCGGTGCAGCCGACTTTGAACGCTGCATGGGCCGCATCAATTTCATCAAAGAAATTTTAGAAAAATACGGTTTCAGGGCCTCGGTCAACGCCGACAACCTTGATGCCCGCCTGGAGGGCCGTGATATGGATTTCATGAAAAGTCGCCTGAGAATTCTCGGATACCTCACCCTCCATACCCGACAGCTCGACATGATTATGGGCAATCAGGCTATGATTAATTTTTATATGGCGAAATTGACCAAGGATATTGATTCGTTGCTCGATAAAGAGAATCCTGAGTGA
- a CDS encoding PEP-utilizing enzyme, producing MTTILDNLRQLYQEIKNRKGSVSTGNSSEMNTLFRFRYSQFKDLLAANSKLLNVLSDIDEKLKGDQFFGFSYITSQINRSLKHAFSMSKCLNVMANGQYSELYSTLERIRGEIAEINNELKLETPPFDVLPYSKITIKDADWVGGKSANLGEIKNKLGIPVPKGFAITTRAFHAFIDYNNLQDEIDKLKNLTDVNEYDRLEDISSTLIHLVKSKPLPPALQKEIFAACSELSGDTGSQSLFAMRSSAIGEDGDLSFAGQYLTLLGVKPDEISEAYKAIIASLYSTRSISYRYSKGVYDENLMMAVACLQMVDSVASGVLYTRHPFDILDENILINAVFGLGPYAVDGIVTPDTYAVSKTDKLRLLEKTISTKTVQLVLNKKGGVEEIPVSEKQRWSACLTDEQIIRLAGYGAALEKHYNCPQDIEWALDQDGTITILQSRPLKIQQPTNSCLLKSAPLTGHTLLIDSCEIASQGVGIGQAFHVESIEDLAGFPPGGVLIAQHSSPEYVVVMRNCRAIIVQAGSVSGHMAALAREFSVPTLIASQPVTRLIPKGLVVTVDAYSGRVYKGEVEELLSATPMNVTHMKDTAVYEHLKRIAQHIIPLNLTNPAAADFSPTGCKTLHDIARFCHENSYKEMFQISDLASISHGWSMKLDAALPMDIHLIDLGNGLREDAVTKWNSIKTDQIQSVPFLALVRGMLNKEVQCLEPRPINFSGLLSVMKEQTLDPGHVGQRFGDRSYAIIADKYLNFSSRVGYHYSVVDAYCGETINKNYASFTFKGGAADSIRKNRRVRAIARILEQEGFKVTVKADKVDARLQKYPKSYIESRMDILGRLLIFTRQLDMLMTTEDSVEWAAKNFVAGNYQLAAPEEAPS from the coding sequence ATGACAACCATTCTCGATAACTTACGACAGCTTTATCAGGAGATAAAAAACCGGAAGGGCTCGGTTTCCACCGGCAATTCATCGGAGATGAATACCCTCTTCCGCTTCAGATACAGTCAATTCAAGGATCTGCTCGCCGCCAACTCCAAACTCTTGAACGTGCTGTCCGATATCGATGAGAAGCTCAAAGGCGATCAGTTCTTCGGTTTTTCCTATATTACCAGCCAGATAAACAGATCTCTCAAACATGCCTTCAGTATGTCGAAATGCCTCAATGTCATGGCAAATGGGCAATATAGTGAACTGTACTCGACGCTTGAGAGGATCAGGGGAGAAATCGCTGAAATCAACAATGAGCTGAAGCTGGAAACACCCCCATTTGATGTGCTCCCCTACTCGAAAATTACCATCAAAGATGCTGACTGGGTCGGCGGCAAAAGTGCCAATCTTGGAGAAATTAAAAATAAGCTCGGTATCCCTGTCCCCAAGGGATTCGCTATAACGACCAGGGCCTTTCATGCATTTATCGATTACAACAACCTGCAGGATGAGATCGATAAATTAAAAAATCTCACTGATGTTAATGAATACGACCGGCTGGAAGATATCAGTTCAACTCTTATCCATCTGGTGAAATCAAAACCTTTGCCACCCGCATTGCAAAAAGAAATCTTCGCCGCATGTTCTGAACTCTCGGGTGATACCGGTTCACAGTCCCTCTTTGCCATGCGCAGCAGTGCTATCGGAGAAGACGGCGACCTCTCCTTTGCCGGCCAGTACCTCACCCTCCTCGGTGTGAAACCCGACGAAATAAGCGAGGCCTATAAGGCAATCATTGCCAGTCTCTATTCAACCAGATCCATCTCTTACCGCTACTCAAAAGGTGTCTACGACGAGAATCTCATGATGGCCGTCGCCTGCCTGCAAATGGTCGACTCGGTCGCCAGCGGAGTCCTCTATACTCGCCATCCTTTTGATATCCTCGATGAAAATATCCTTATTAATGCCGTCTTCGGTCTTGGCCCCTATGCCGTTGACGGTATTGTCACCCCCGATACCTATGCAGTCTCCAAAACCGACAAACTCAGATTGCTTGAAAAAACTATTTCCACAAAAACAGTACAGTTGGTTCTCAACAAAAAAGGTGGCGTAGAAGAAATTCCCGTGTCAGAAAAACAACGGTGGTCCGCCTGCCTAACCGACGAACAAATTATCCGTCTCGCCGGTTACGGGGCCGCTCTTGAAAAACACTACAATTGCCCTCAAGATATTGAATGGGCGCTTGATCAAGACGGGACAATAACCATCCTCCAGTCCCGACCATTAAAAATCCAGCAGCCAACCAATAGCTGCCTGCTGAAATCAGCACCTCTCACCGGGCATACGCTGCTCATTGATAGTTGTGAGATAGCGTCGCAGGGTGTCGGCATAGGCCAAGCCTTTCATGTTGAGTCAATCGAGGATCTTGCCGGCTTTCCACCAGGCGGGGTGTTGATCGCCCAGCACTCTTCTCCTGAATACGTGGTTGTAATGCGGAATTGCCGAGCAATTATAGTCCAGGCAGGGAGCGTCAGCGGCCACATGGCAGCCCTAGCCCGGGAGTTCAGTGTTCCAACGCTTATCGCCTCACAACCGGTAACGCGGCTTATTCCGAAAGGATTGGTCGTTACAGTTGATGCCTATTCGGGGCGGGTCTACAAAGGAGAAGTCGAAGAACTCCTCAGCGCCACTCCCATGAATGTCACCCACATGAAAGATACCGCTGTCTACGAACATTTGAAGCGTATTGCCCAGCACATTATTCCCCTTAATCTAACCAATCCTGCCGCCGCCGACTTCTCACCCACGGGCTGCAAAACCCTGCATGATATCGCTCGCTTCTGTCATGAAAATTCCTACAAGGAAATGTTCCAAATAAGTGATTTAGCATCGATATCGCATGGCTGGTCAATGAAACTTGACGCCGCTCTGCCCATGGATATTCACCTCATCGATCTGGGGAACGGTCTCCGGGAAGATGCTGTTACCAAATGGAACTCTATCAAGACTGATCAGATTCAATCAGTACCATTTCTGGCACTTGTGCGAGGAATGCTCAACAAAGAAGTGCAATGCCTTGAACCTCGACCGATTAATTTTTCCGGCCTGCTGTCGGTTATGAAGGAACAGACTCTGGATCCTGGCCATGTCGGCCAGCGATTCGGAGACCGGAGCTATGCAATCATCGCCGACAAATATCTCAATTTCAGCTCAAGAGTTGGATATCATTACAGTGTTGTCGATGCATACTGTGGTGAAACTATCAACAAAAACTACGCTTCCTTCACATTTAAAGGGGGGGCCGCCGACTCAATACGGAAAAACAGAAGAGTGAGGGCCATTGCTCGCATCCTTGAACAAGAAGGCTTCAAGGTAACCGTCAAGGCTGACAAGGTGGATGCGCGTTTGCAGAAATATCCCAAATCCTATATTGAAAGCAGGATGGATATTCTCGGACGCCTGTTGATATTCACCAGGCAGTTGGATATGTTAATGACTACGGAAGACAGTGTGGAATGGGCCGCGAAAAATTTTGTAGCCGGCAACTACCAACTCGCCGCACCTGAAGAAGCTCCGAGCTGA
- a CDS encoding ATP-binding protein: MRVWETSHLQDTLPTGKTTSEHVYDFADSQANLEKIQHHFKQLKTRLVLGLVLGFLLPNALLSIYFHYQFAHTLKNNAKLNLEAVAESQKNSIDIYLQERIVNLNNLFHSKDFTLQPTSEIMKSYLQNLKRFDEAFIDVGFLDANGTEIGYAGPYSTSDINYSQETWYTSLISEKKKYVVSDLSLGSDKSPRFTIATRQEFDGQIFIMRASLNPDKLYMFLRSISHGKSIDSMIVNRQGQYQVVDLSKIPFQGTSTFIPPYSSRSGVEEITSDDETVLVAYSWFAETPWALLTKQPVSVVQTGMYLARSILTISLIVVSLIISIVIYYTINKLVENARKMAEKGQQLQEMLAHASKLASIGELAAGVAHEINNPLAIIMATSGVIRDMLNPEFELDHSDTAINKELTIIDNAATRAKGITKKLQDMGKTSSSSSLPCNINSLLEEVLNRLKKTEFKSKKIEVVSQFDPMLPNIMAEAYPLRQVFGNILINACDAITEEGTITISTQTTEEMVCVTINDTGKGIPPEDLKRIFNPFFTTKAGGKGTGLGLSIAASIVKYCGGTIKVNSILGVGSSFTVQLPFNKHQLTGSHGKEAKRIQSTIGR; encoded by the coding sequence ATGAGAGTTTGGGAAACAAGTCATCTGCAGGACACTTTGCCGACTGGAAAGACTACCTCGGAACACGTTTACGATTTTGCCGACAGTCAGGCCAACCTGGAAAAGATTCAGCATCACTTTAAGCAGCTCAAAACCAGGCTGGTGCTTGGCCTTGTTCTGGGATTCCTCCTGCCCAACGCCCTTCTATCGATCTATTTTCATTATCAATTTGCCCATACCCTTAAAAACAATGCCAAGCTCAATCTCGAAGCTGTGGCCGAAAGCCAGAAAAACTCCATTGACATCTATCTGCAGGAACGAATTGTCAATCTCAACAATCTCTTCCACAGTAAAGACTTCACCTTACAGCCGACGTCCGAGATCATGAAGAGCTATCTCCAGAACCTGAAAAGGTTTGATGAGGCCTTTATCGATGTCGGTTTCCTCGACGCAAACGGTACTGAAATCGGCTATGCCGGACCATATTCGACTTCAGACATTAATTATAGCCAAGAAACTTGGTATACCAGCTTGATCTCTGAAAAAAAGAAATATGTAGTCAGTGATCTTTCGCTTGGCTCGGACAAATCTCCTCGTTTCACCATCGCCACACGTCAGGAATTTGATGGTCAAATTTTTATCATGAGGGCAAGCCTCAATCCGGATAAGCTCTATATGTTCCTTCGCTCCATAAGCCATGGAAAGAGTATTGATTCCATGATCGTCAACCGCCAGGGGCAGTATCAGGTCGTCGACCTGAGCAAAATCCCCTTCCAGGGAACAAGTACTTTTATTCCGCCTTACAGTTCGCGATCCGGGGTTGAAGAGATTACCAGTGACGACGAAACCGTACTGGTGGCCTACAGCTGGTTCGCGGAAACACCTTGGGCGCTCCTTACAAAACAGCCAGTTTCCGTGGTGCAAACCGGCATGTATTTGGCTCGTTCAATTCTTACCATCAGTCTTATCGTGGTCAGTCTGATTATTTCCATTGTCATCTACTATACCATCAATAAGCTTGTCGAAAACGCCCGGAAGATGGCAGAAAAAGGTCAGCAACTTCAAGAAATGCTGGCGCATGCCTCAAAGCTTGCCTCAATTGGGGAATTGGCCGCCGGTGTAGCCCATGAGATCAACAATCCCTTAGCGATTATTATGGCAACAAGCGGGGTCATCCGCGATATGCTGAACCCGGAATTCGAATTGGACCACAGCGACACGGCAATCAACAAGGAGCTTACAATCATCGACAATGCCGCCACCCGGGCAAAAGGAATAACTAAAAAACTCCAAGATATGGGCAAAACCAGCTCATCTTCCTCGCTGCCCTGCAACATCAACAGCCTGCTCGAAGAAGTCCTGAACCGCTTAAAAAAGACTGAGTTCAAATCAAAGAAGATCGAGGTAGTGAGCCAATTCGACCCCATGCTACCCAATATTATGGCTGAGGCCTATCCCCTCCGCCAGGTGTTCGGCAACATTTTAATCAACGCTTGCGATGCTATTACCGAAGAAGGAACCATTACTATTTCCACTCAAACAACTGAAGAAATGGTGTGCGTCACCATTAATGATACGGGCAAGGGAATTCCTCCCGAGGATTTGAAACGCATTTTCAATCCGTTTTTTACCACGAAAGCGGGTGGAAAAGGCACTGGACTCGGTCTCAGTATAGCCGCCAGCATTGTCAAGTATTGCGGTGGGACCATCAAGGTCAACAGCATTCTCGGTGTAGGCAGCTCCTTTACCGTCCAACTCCCCTTCAATAAACACCAATTAACAGGAAGCCATGGAAAAGAAGCAAAGAGGATTCAAAGTACTATTGGTCGATGA
- a CDS encoding response regulator: MTEFSVLVVDDEQEFRDITLKRLERRGLEVRGAESGEKALEILEHNAVDVVVLDVKMQGLDGIETLRRIRKMKPLVEVVLLTGHASVDSGIEGMKLGAFDYLMKPIELESLLEKLTDAYEKKRIQQDKIEQAQIKRNMSKHA; encoded by the coding sequence ATGACGGAATTCAGTGTACTGGTAGTCGACGATGAGCAGGAATTTCGCGACATAACTTTAAAAAGACTGGAAAGACGGGGATTGGAGGTGAGAGGTGCGGAGAGCGGAGAAAAGGCTCTCGAAATCCTTGAACACAATGCAGTTGACGTCGTCGTTCTTGATGTGAAAATGCAAGGCCTGGACGGCATCGAGACTCTGCGGCGGATTCGCAAAATGAAACCTTTGGTCGAGGTCGTTCTGCTGACCGGTCATGCCTCGGTCGACTCAGGAATTGAAGGGATGAAGCTGGGGGCCTTCGATTATTTAATGAAACCGATCGAACTTGAGTCGCTTCTCGAAAAACTAACCGATGCATACGAAAAGAAACGGATCCAACAGGACAAGATTGAACAAGCGCAAATTAAGAGGAATATGTCCAAGCATGCTTGA
- a CDS encoding sulfite exporter TauE/SafE family protein, whose amino-acid sequence MSSVKDFYNLMVQGSQAHARWELEMSTNILQSRKRKGLLLLMLLPVLIGGIAIAAGDGPGLPNALGGKSAYMPSYYTNLIFFASVFVGLCAGLITGCIGAGGGFIIAPALMSAGVKGILAVGTDLFHIFAKAIMGSVLHRKLGNISVSLAVTFLIGSLIGATVGGMLNRYLYDLNPVLSDLFITSVYVFILGFLSFYALTDYFKAKRGEAAGKKAVEGEEVPPMGKRIQSVNIPPMLTFDENVTPGGRKISALFLVLSGLVVGLAASIMGVGGGFLTFPIFVYGLGVSSMTTVGTDIFQIVFTAGYSALSQYALYGFVFYTLAMGMLLGSLIGVQIGSLVTKVVPGIVIRGFFALAVTAGFINRFFALPEKLQSLGYIKITKELGEILGMVGNTLFFIVIGAFAIWVFYAFFSNISKLKTEGGH is encoded by the coding sequence ATGAGTAGTGTCAAGGACTTTTACAACCTGATGGTGCAGGGGTCGCAAGCCCATGCCCGTTGGGAGCTGGAGATGTCGACCAACATTCTGCAGAGCCGGAAGAGGAAAGGGCTTCTTCTCCTTATGCTCCTGCCGGTTTTGATTGGCGGTATTGCTATCGCTGCCGGCGATGGGCCAGGCTTGCCCAATGCTCTGGGCGGTAAATCAGCTTATATGCCGTCGTACTACACCAACCTGATCTTTTTCGCATCGGTCTTTGTTGGTCTCTGCGCGGGTCTTATTACCGGCTGCATCGGCGCCGGCGGTGGTTTCATTATTGCTCCGGCGCTGATGAGCGCAGGCGTCAAAGGTATCCTGGCAGTAGGTACCGACCTTTTCCACATCTTCGCCAAAGCGATCATGGGCAGCGTTCTGCACCGGAAACTTGGCAATATCTCTGTTTCTCTGGCGGTGACCTTCTTGATCGGCTCGTTGATCGGGGCGACAGTCGGCGGTATGCTTAACCGCTACCTCTATGACCTCAATCCGGTCTTGAGCGATCTGTTCATCACCTCGGTATATGTATTTATCCTTGGTTTCCTGTCTTTTTATGCCCTGACCGACTACTTTAAGGCAAAACGAGGCGAGGCAGCTGGCAAAAAGGCAGTGGAAGGCGAAGAAGTTCCACCGATGGGCAAAAGAATACAGTCGGTGAATATTCCGCCAATGTTGACCTTCGATGAAAATGTCACCCCCGGTGGCCGTAAAATCTCTGCTCTGTTTCTGGTTTTGAGTGGGCTTGTTGTAGGTCTTGCCGCCTCGATCATGGGTGTTGGCGGTGGCTTCCTGACCTTCCCGATCTTTGTATATGGCCTTGGCGTTTCGTCGATGACCACCGTTGGTACCGACATTTTCCAGATCGTCTTCACCGCCGGTTACAGTGCCCTCAGTCAGTACGCCCTCTATGGTTTCGTATTCTACACCCTGGCCATGGGCATGCTCCTTGGCTCCCTCATCGGTGTGCAAATCGGTTCCCTTGTTACCAAGGTTGTTCCTGGTATCGTCATTCGCGGCTTTTTCGCCCTGGCGGTTACCGCTGGTTTCATTAACCGGTTTTTCGCCCTGCCGGAGAAACTGCAGAGTCTCGGTTATATCAAGATCACCAAGGAACTCGGTGAGATTCTCGGCATGGTCGGCAACACCCTGTTCTTTATCGTTATTGGGGCCTTTGCCATCTGGGTGTTCTACGCATTTTTCAGCAATATTTCCAAATTGAAAACGGAGGGGGGGCATTAA